Proteins encoded together in one Flavobacteriales bacterium window:
- a CDS encoding helix-turn-helix transcriptional regulator — protein MATSNIIWQALSDTQAVERLGAELRRMRLERNLSQAEVATRAGLDRTTVVKLEAGRAATLLTVVQVLRAMGRLEVLDGFHEEPRLTPMMALEQETKYLAKQRKRASRRKPTIVPPKPKSTW, from the coding sequence ATGGCTACAAGCAACATCATCTGGCAGGCCCTGAGCGACACCCAGGCGGTGGAGCGGCTGGGCGCGGAGTTGCGGCGCATGCGGCTGGAGCGCAACCTGAGCCAGGCCGAGGTGGCCACCCGCGCCGGTCTGGACCGCACCACCGTGGTGAAGCTGGAGGCCGGCAGGGCCGCCACCCTGCTCACCGTGGTGCAGGTGCTGCGCGCCATGGGGCGGCTGGAGGTGCTCGATGGCTTCCACGAGGAGCCGCGCCTTACCCCCATGATGGCCCTGGAGCAGGAGACGAAATACCTCGCCAAGCAGCGCAAGCGGGCTTCGCGGCGCAAGCCCACCATCGTGCCGCCCAAACCGAAGAGCACATGGTGA
- a CDS encoding type II toxin-antitoxin system HipA family toxin yields MVTKARVSLWGRTVGAVIWNEERQRAEFQYDAAFCRSGLDVAPIMMPLSQAGDGATIFSFGDVRDETFRGLPGLLADSLPDRFGEQILNAWLATQQRKPGSANPVERLCYTGRRGMGALEFEPAHNEWEASSEALEVEELVRVANNVLYQREAFATNTKKGRAEAMLDILQVGTSAGGARAKAIVAFNAETGEVRSGSPAPKRSGDGAQIDGLPGFTYCLIKFDGVTNEKLGDPKGYGRIEYAYHLMARACGVEMMPCRLLEEHGRAHFLTQRFDRVRDAEGTVHKLHMATLCGIAHLDYNQPLVHSYEQAFQVMRVLGLPYPAAVELFRRMCFNVMAMNCDDHTKNISFLMDPQGDWHLAPAYDVTYAYHPESLWLRQHQMSVNGKRTGITRDDLLAVAKAMNIKKASAIIDEVRVGVRKWKTFAKKAAMPAKQVERIGKMHQVRI; encoded by the coding sequence ATGGTGACCAAGGCGCGGGTGAGCCTGTGGGGCCGCACCGTGGGCGCCGTGATCTGGAACGAGGAGCGCCAGCGGGCCGAGTTCCAGTACGATGCGGCGTTCTGCCGCTCGGGGCTGGACGTCGCGCCGATCATGATGCCGCTGTCGCAGGCCGGTGATGGGGCCACGATCTTCAGCTTCGGCGACGTGCGCGACGAGACCTTCCGCGGGCTACCGGGCCTGCTGGCCGACAGCCTGCCCGACCGCTTCGGCGAGCAGATCCTAAACGCGTGGCTGGCCACCCAGCAGCGCAAGCCCGGCAGCGCCAATCCCGTGGAACGCCTCTGCTACACCGGTCGCCGCGGCATGGGCGCGCTGGAGTTCGAGCCGGCGCACAACGAATGGGAGGCGAGCAGCGAAGCGCTGGAGGTGGAAGAGCTGGTGCGCGTGGCGAACAACGTGCTGTACCAACGCGAAGCCTTCGCCACGAACACGAAGAAGGGCCGCGCCGAAGCCATGCTGGACATCTTGCAGGTGGGCACCTCGGCCGGGGGCGCGCGGGCCAAGGCGATCGTGGCCTTCAACGCGGAGACCGGCGAGGTGCGCAGCGGGTCGCCTGCGCCAAAACGCTCCGGCGACGGCGCCCAGATCGATGGCCTGCCGGGCTTCACCTATTGCCTGATCAAGTTCGACGGGGTGACGAACGAGAAGCTCGGCGATCCCAAGGGCTACGGCCGCATCGAATACGCCTACCACCTGATGGCGCGGGCCTGCGGCGTGGAGATGATGCCCTGTCGCCTGCTGGAGGAGCACGGTCGCGCACACTTCCTCACCCAACGCTTCGACCGCGTGCGCGATGCTGAAGGCACGGTGCACAAGCTGCACATGGCCACGCTCTGCGGCATCGCCCACCTGGACTACAACCAGCCGCTGGTGCACAGCTACGAGCAGGCCTTCCAGGTGATGCGCGTGCTGGGCCTGCCCTACCCGGCCGCCGTGGAGCTCTTCCGCCGCATGTGCTTCAACGTGATGGCCATGAACTGCGACGACCACACAAAGAACATCAGCTTCCTGATGGACCCGCAGGGCGACTGGCACCTGGCCCCGGCCTACGACGTGACCTACGCCTACCACCCGGAAAGCCTGTGGCTGCGGCAGCATCAGATGAGCGTGAACGGCAAGCGCACGGGCATCACCCGCGACGACCTGCTGGCCGTGGCCAAGGCCATGAACATCAAGAAGGCCTCGGCGATCATCGACGAAGTGAGGGTGGGCGTGCGGAAGTGGAAGACCTTCGCGAAGAAGGCGGCGATGCCCGCGAAGCAGGTGGAGAGGATCGGGAAGATGCACCAGGTGCGGATCTGA
- a CDS encoding ABC transporter ATP-binding protein: MRKVTWRTAFWQYIWPRRKHMLLGLLLIVVSRVAGMVLPGSTKYLLDDVVAKGDLGMLWLLLGAVVGALVVQSVTSYALTQLLSVEAQLLISQLRTQVQRKILSLPTSFFDNTKSGALVSRIMSDVEGVRNLVGTGLVQLIGGTLTALISLVWLIYISPWMTLFTLVPVGFFAFIAMKAFGRIRPIFRTRGVINAEVTGRLTETLNGVRVIKGFGAEEQENRIFEKGVQRLFDNVKTSLTATSFISSMSTLLLGLASAGIMGIGAYQMVGGALTSGEFVQFTVLLGFMIAPIVQMSNIGSQLTEAFAGLDRTEEILNMQPEDIASERPIVLQDAKGDIAFHNVHFSYEEGKEVLHGIDFTATNGSVIALVGTSGSGKSTIAGLVATYLTATTGKVTVDGHDLSKVRLSSYRRHLGVVLQDDFLFEGTIRENILFPRPDATEEQLMKAVKDAYVNEFTDRMELGLDTVIGERGVKLSGGQRQRVAIARAMLADPKILILDEATSNLDTESEALIQKSLNMLVQDRTTFVIAHRLSTIRQATEILVIEQGRIVERGTHAELIAKEGRYYELYTYQARI; the protein is encoded by the coding sequence ATGCGAAAGGTGACATGGCGGACGGCATTCTGGCAGTACATCTGGCCGCGCCGTAAGCACATGCTACTGGGTCTGTTGCTGATCGTGGTGAGCCGCGTGGCCGGGATGGTGCTTCCTGGAAGCACCAAGTACCTACTGGACGATGTGGTGGCCAAGGGCGACCTGGGCATGCTGTGGTTGCTGCTGGGGGCTGTGGTGGGCGCGCTCGTGGTGCAGAGCGTCACGAGCTACGCCCTCACCCAGTTGCTGAGCGTGGAGGCCCAACTGCTCATCAGCCAGCTACGCACGCAGGTGCAGCGCAAGATCCTCTCGCTGCCCACCAGCTTCTTCGACAACACCAAGAGCGGCGCGCTCGTGAGCCGGATCATGAGCGATGTGGAGGGCGTACGCAACCTGGTGGGCACCGGCCTGGTGCAGCTGATCGGCGGCACGCTCACCGCGCTGATCTCGCTGGTATGGCTCATTTACATCAGCCCATGGATGACGCTCTTCACCTTGGTACCCGTAGGCTTCTTCGCGTTCATCGCCATGAAGGCCTTCGGTCGCATACGCCCCATCTTCCGCACCCGCGGGGTGATCAACGCGGAGGTGACCGGGCGCCTGACGGAAACGCTGAACGGCGTGCGCGTGATCAAGGGCTTCGGCGCGGAGGAGCAGGAGAACCGCATCTTTGAGAAGGGCGTGCAACGGCTGTTCGATAACGTGAAGACCAGCCTCACCGCCACCTCGTTCATCAGCAGCATGAGCACCCTGCTCCTCGGCCTGGCCAGCGCGGGCATCATGGGCATCGGGGCGTACCAGATGGTGGGCGGCGCGCTCACCAGTGGCGAGTTCGTACAGTTCACCGTGCTGTTGGGCTTCATGATCGCGCCCATCGTGCAGATGAGCAACATCGGCAGCCAACTCACCGAGGCCTTCGCCGGGCTGGACCGCACGGAGGAGATCCTGAACATGCAGCCCGAGGACATCGCCTCGGAACGTCCGATCGTGCTGCAGGACGCGAAGGGCGACATCGCCTTCCACAACGTGCACTTCTCCTACGAGGAGGGCAAGGAGGTGCTACACGGCATTGACTTCACCGCTACCAATGGATCCGTGATCGCGCTCGTGGGCACCAGCGGCAGCGGCAAGAGCACCATCGCCGGTCTGGTGGCCACCTACCTCACGGCTACCACGGGCAAGGTGACCGTGGACGGCCATGACCTGAGCAAGGTACGCCTGAGCAGCTATCGCCGTCACCTCGGGGTGGTGCTTCAGGACGACTTCCTATTCGAAGGCACGATCCGCGAGAACATCCTCTTCCCCCGCCCCGACGCGACCGAGGAGCAATTGATGAAGGCCGTGAAGGACGCCTATGTCAATGAGTTCACCGACCGCATGGAGCTGGGCCTGGACACGGTGATCGGTGAGCGCGGCGTGAAGCTGAGCGGAGGTCAACGACAGCGGGTGGCGATCGCACGCGCCATGCTCGCCGACCCGAAGATCCTGATCCTGGACGAGGCCACCAGCAACCTCGACACCGAGAGCGAGGCGCTCATTCAGAAAAGCCTGAACATGCTAGTGCAGGACCGCACCACCTTCGTGATCGCGCACCGCCTCAGCACCATCCGGCAGGCCACGGAGATCCTCGTGATCGAACAGGGTCGGATCGTGGAGCGCGGCACGCACGCTGAGCTCATCGCCAAGGAAGGCCGCTACTACGAGCTGTACACCTATCAGGCGCGGATCTGA
- a CDS encoding SRPBCC domain-containing protein, translating to MRCSTIMERETIIQRTLLVDASPRAIWRVLTEPELTKLYLEGSQARSTWKPGAPVVWVGKVEGQERVRAKGTVMACQPERRLRYTCLLTDSDLPDEPASYTTVDILLEPERDGRTRLELWHGDFAGLPHDVRRAREAGREWVEVLVGIKRVAEEQQGLLAA from the coding sequence ATGCGTTGCTCCACCATCATGGAACGTGAGACCATCATCCAACGCACATTGCTGGTGGACGCTTCGCCGCGGGCCATTTGGCGCGTACTGACCGAGCCTGAGCTGACCAAGCTCTACTTGGAAGGCTCCCAGGCCCGAAGCACATGGAAGCCGGGTGCCCCGGTGGTCTGGGTGGGCAAAGTGGAGGGTCAGGAGCGGGTCCGGGCCAAAGGAACCGTGATGGCCTGCCAGCCCGAACGCCGCCTGCGCTATACCTGCCTGCTTACGGACAGCGATCTTCCGGACGAGCCGGCCAGCTATACCACTGTGGACATCCTTTTAGAACCCGAACGCGACGGCCGGACCAGGCTGGAGCTCTGGCATGGCGATTTCGCGGGCCTGCCCCATGATGTGCGCCGTGCCCGCGAAGCCGGGCGCGAGTGGGTCGAGGTGCTGGTGGGCATCAAGCGGGTGGCCGAGGAGCAGCAAGGCCTCCTGGCCGCGTGA
- the msrB gene encoding peptide-methionine (R)-S-oxide reductase MsrB gives MTWMACGQAPSTVPTSPSVMQTNPYYSETDTSRLDLPDSVWRTVLEPEVYHIAREKGTERAFTGSYWDHEGHGRYRCAACGNALFLADSKFASGCGWPSFFETERAGGVLYLEDRSHGMIRTEVLCGRCGGHLGHVFDDGPPPTGKRFCMNSAVLRFEPSSVAPVPGP, from the coding sequence ATGACGTGGATGGCCTGTGGACAGGCGCCATCGACGGTGCCCACGTCTCCTTCGGTCATGCAGACCAATCCCTATTACAGCGAGACGGACACGTCCCGGTTGGACCTTCCGGACAGTGTCTGGCGCACGGTCCTTGAGCCCGAGGTGTACCACATCGCCCGCGAGAAGGGCACTGAACGAGCGTTCACGGGGTCTTACTGGGACCATGAAGGCCATGGGCGCTACCGTTGCGCCGCCTGCGGGAACGCCCTGTTCCTAGCGGACAGCAAGTTCGCCAGCGGATGTGGGTGGCCCAGCTTTTTCGAAACGGAACGAGCTGGCGGCGTGCTCTATCTGGAGGACCGGAGCCACGGCATGATCAGGACCGAGGTCCTCTGCGGCCGGTGCGGCGGTCATTTGGGCCATGTGTTCGATGATGGACCACCACCGACCGGAAAGCGGTTCTGCATGAATTCAGCCGTCCTACGGTTCGAACCATCGTCGGTGGCCCCCGTGCCGGGCCCGTGA
- a CDS encoding T9SS type A sorting domain-containing protein: MKKTLLALLLGSAGLGAQGQVILNVLEPANIAGSYSFTWADPGGGWGSPDLNDPLNALTDTLALATDGTAADSLCCNPLTNGADVAGKIAVIYRGDCEFGVKALNAQNAGAIAVFIINRVAGAPVAMGAGAQGANVTIPVAMITLEDGIEVEDELEAGTPVVAFLGSINNFFQYNLSAYRPDVLVAPASGQPALVSQNASEFSVELGLWIHNYGTADQPDASLNAKVEQNGTVLYDQTSTGTAITSGDSLFVTLPPFSQASYTDAMYTVTYSISSGSFPDEFMADNSFSFTFRVDSVLSYAPIDAGTGKPAPNAHYRPAGDVDGFQSCIHFQNPNASRMAATGIYISATTSADTSLADEFIGVRAYEWADSFTGLSDPNYPAQAAYNLVEEAAGEYYYQSDLQGEVIFVPFQDPLVLQDNTRYLFCVYTLSELLFVGYDATPDYDEHTTLYDQPVSLTENDGNWFNVGFGTDVTSAIGVEMIPAGNIGINELNSVDVTPYPNPTTDMIRVPLAGLTGAADLRIVDQTGKLVTERRVNIANEVLVLDVTGLSGGTYQFALNFQDGGRTTFRVVVTK; the protein is encoded by the coding sequence ATGAAGAAAACCCTACTCGCATTGCTGCTCGGATCGGCCGGCCTTGGCGCTCAGGGCCAGGTGATCCTCAACGTGCTGGAGCCCGCGAACATCGCCGGCAGCTACAGCTTCACCTGGGCCGATCCCGGTGGAGGCTGGGGCAGCCCGGACCTGAACGATCCGTTGAACGCGTTGACCGATACGTTGGCATTGGCCACGGACGGCACAGCGGCCGACAGCCTCTGCTGCAACCCGCTGACGAATGGCGCGGATGTGGCCGGTAAGATCGCCGTGATCTACCGCGGCGATTGTGAGTTCGGGGTCAAGGCCTTGAACGCTCAGAACGCGGGCGCCATCGCTGTGTTCATCATCAACCGCGTGGCCGGTGCGCCTGTAGCGATGGGGGCCGGTGCGCAGGGCGCGAACGTCACCATCCCTGTGGCCATGATCACCCTGGAGGATGGGATCGAGGTCGAGGATGAGCTCGAGGCCGGCACTCCGGTGGTCGCTTTCCTAGGCTCCATCAACAATTTCTTTCAGTACAACCTGAGCGCCTACCGTCCAGATGTGCTCGTGGCGCCTGCCAGCGGCCAACCCGCTTTGGTGTCGCAGAACGCCAGCGAGTTCAGTGTGGAGCTGGGCCTTTGGATCCACAACTACGGCACGGCCGACCAGCCCGATGCGAGCCTGAACGCCAAGGTGGAACAGAATGGCACCGTGCTGTACGACCAGACCTCGACCGGAACGGCCATCACCTCCGGAGACAGCTTATTCGTGACCCTGCCACCATTCTCGCAGGCAAGCTACACGGACGCTATGTACACGGTGACGTACAGCATCTCCTCCGGCTCGTTCCCGGATGAGTTCATGGCGGACAACTCGTTCTCCTTCACCTTCCGCGTGGACTCAGTGCTGAGCTATGCTCCGATCGATGCCGGCACGGGCAAGCCAGCTCCCAACGCACACTACCGGCCGGCGGGTGACGTGGACGGCTTCCAATCGTGCATCCACTTCCAGAACCCCAATGCAAGCCGGATGGCGGCCACCGGTATCTACATAAGTGCCACGACATCGGCCGACACTTCCCTTGCGGACGAGTTCATCGGTGTGCGCGCCTACGAGTGGGCGGACAGTTTCACGGGACTGAGCGACCCGAACTATCCTGCTCAGGCCGCTTACAATCTGGTCGAGGAAGCAGCGGGCGAGTACTACTATCAATCCGACCTCCAAGGGGAGGTGATCTTCGTGCCCTTCCAGGATCCTCTTGTGCTGCAGGACAACACCCGCTATCTGTTCTGTGTGTACACGCTGTCCGAGCTCCTGTTCGTGGGGTACGATGCAACCCCGGACTACGACGAGCACACGACGTTGTATGACCAGCCGGTCTCTTTGACCGAGAACGATGGCAACTGGTTCAATGTAGGTTTCGGTACCGATGTCACCAGCGCCATCGGTGTGGAAATGATCCCCGCCGGGAACATCGGCATCAACGAACTGAACAGCGTCGACGTGACGCCCTACCCCAACCCGACCACGGACATGATCCGCGTGCCGCTTGCGGGCCTCACCGGAGCGGCCGACCTGCGCATCGTGGACCAGACGGGCAAGCTGGTGACCGAGCGCCGCGTCAACATCGCCAACGAGGTGCTGGTGCTGGACGTGACCGGTCTTTCCGGGGGCACCTACCAGTTCGCACTCAACTTCCAGGATGGAGGCCGGACCACCTTCCGTGTGGTGGTGACCAAGTGA
- a CDS encoding YajQ family cyclic di-GMP-binding protein has translation MPSFDIVSKIDVQTLDNAVNTAKREVETRYDLRGSNSSIELDKKALTIKLSTEDTMKLDAIEKIVLERSTKQRIDVKAYDLSTEPQPSGKLVLKTIKVQQGIEREKAKRILKAIKDSGLKVQPQIMDDMIRVTGKKIDDLQAVIALCKSSDFEVPLQYENMKA, from the coding sequence ATGCCCAGCTTCGACATCGTCAGCAAGATCGACGTGCAGACCCTGGACAACGCCGTGAACACCGCGAAGCGCGAGGTGGAGACACGCTATGACCTCCGCGGCAGCAACAGCAGCATCGAGCTCGACAAGAAGGCGCTCACCATCAAGCTGAGCACGGAGGACACGATGAAGCTCGACGCGATCGAGAAGATCGTCCTGGAGCGGAGCACCAAACAGCGCATCGATGTCAAGGCCTACGACCTGAGCACGGAACCTCAGCCCAGTGGCAAACTGGTGCTGAAGACCATCAAGGTGCAACAGGGTATCGAGCGCGAAAAGGCCAAGCGCATCCTTAAGGCCATCAAGGACAGCGGGTTGAAGGTGCAGCCTCAGATCATGGACGACATGATCCGGGTGACCGGCAAGAAGATCGATGACCTACAGGCCGTGATCGCCTTGTGCAAGTCCTCGGACTTCGAGGTGCCGCTGCAGTACGAGAACATGAAAGCCTGA
- a CDS encoding acyl-CoA thioesterase, which yields MHAITLRFLAEPTDVNYGGMVHGGAVMRWIDQAGYTCAVNWSGRYCVTVYVGGIRFHHPIRIGHLVEAEARLIHTGSTSMHIAVDIHARDPRTHDRVKTTHCIIVFVAMDDDRAPVAVPRWIPDTDEEKALSAYAVRLMGMRQEIEHAIRPHRSGDTGPGRGSTA from the coding sequence ATGCACGCCATCACACTCCGCTTCCTCGCCGAACCCACGGACGTGAATTATGGCGGCATGGTGCACGGGGGTGCGGTGATGCGGTGGATCGACCAGGCGGGGTATACCTGTGCAGTGAACTGGAGCGGCCGGTATTGCGTGACGGTCTATGTAGGCGGCATCCGCTTCCATCATCCGATCCGGATCGGACACCTCGTGGAGGCCGAGGCCCGGCTCATCCACACCGGTAGCACCAGCATGCACATCGCGGTGGACATCCATGCACGAGACCCGCGGACCCATGATCGGGTGAAAACCACCCATTGCATCATCGTCTTCGTGGCCATGGATGATGATCGAGCCCCGGTGGCCGTACCACGGTGGATCCCGGATACGGACGAGGAGAAGGCCCTGAGCGCCTACGCGGTCCGGTTGATGGGCATGCGGCAGGAGATCGAGCATGCCATTCGGCCTCACCGGTCGGGCGATACGGGCCCGGGCAGAGGCTCCACGGCCTAG
- a CDS encoding endonuclease/exonuclease/phosphatase family protein, whose amino-acid sequence MMTTLSHRDRDVLFAAGLLALGTALAFAPDAFLPMLARAFLVQWSLAFAAFAAWALWRRRVWPACASVLSTCMVLLQVDAPVAGPGPGPRSADLRIAQVNLLQPNGWHEEVIRMVRACDADVISFQEVSPAWAAVLVESLREAYPQFKVVPNERCYGIAVFSRRPVERLVQHALCGSPAIEAVLKCGDGPLHLFSVHANSPGGPADHGLRNTQLQHLARLVRSRGPRAVVVGDLNTVSWDRAMWTLCSTAGLRIGTAPWRPTFPAVLGLALIPIDHVLTRSGAAVVRSSTFHIPGSDHRGLIADIAT is encoded by the coding sequence ATGATGACCACCCTGTCCCATCGTGACCGCGATGTACTGTTCGCGGCCGGCCTGCTGGCCTTGGGCACGGCCCTCGCCTTTGCACCGGACGCCTTTCTGCCGATGCTCGCACGCGCCTTTCTGGTCCAATGGTCGCTCGCGTTCGCCGCGTTCGCCGCCTGGGCCCTCTGGAGGCGCCGTGTGTGGCCGGCCTGCGCCAGCGTGCTTTCGACCTGCATGGTGCTGCTGCAGGTGGATGCGCCCGTGGCCGGCCCGGGGCCCGGACCGCGCAGTGCCGACCTGCGCATCGCCCAGGTGAACCTGCTTCAGCCCAACGGATGGCATGAGGAGGTGATCCGGATGGTGCGCGCCTGTGATGCCGATGTGATCTCCTTTCAAGAGGTGAGCCCGGCCTGGGCCGCGGTGCTCGTGGAGTCCCTGCGCGAGGCCTACCCGCAGTTCAAGGTCGTGCCGAACGAAAGGTGCTACGGCATCGCGGTCTTCAGCCGCAGACCGGTGGAACGCCTGGTGCAGCATGCGCTTTGCGGCTCCCCGGCGATCGAGGCCGTGCTGAAGTGTGGTGACGGCCCTCTCCACCTGTTCAGTGTGCACGCCAACTCCCCGGGCGGTCCTGCGGACCATGGCCTTCGGAACACCCAATTGCAGCACCTGGCGCGGCTCGTTCGTTCGCGCGGTCCTCGCGCGGTCGTGGTGGGCGACCTCAACACGGTCAGCTGGGACCGGGCGATGTGGACGCTCTGCAGCACCGCCGGTCTCCGGATCGGGACGGCCCCGTGGAGGCCCACGTTCCCCGCCGTGCTCGGGCTCGCGCTCATCCCGATCGACCATGTGCTCACACGCTCAGGTGCCGCCGTCGTTCGAAGCTCCACCTTCCACATACCGGGCTCCGATCACCGCGGCCTCATCGCCGACATCGCCACATGA
- a CDS encoding B12-binding domain-containing radical SAM protein, translated as MKVKMILPALAEAESPFWRPIKYSLFPPLGLATLAAYLDPDDEVDLQDQHVERLRLDDEPDLVVIQVYITNAYRAYAIADHYRAKGAHVCLGGLHVTSLPEEAAAHADSIFLGPGEHTFPAFLNDFHAGKPKPRYASAVRSLEGIPPVRRDLIKRDRYLVPNSIVVSRGCPHHCDFCYKDAFFSGGTGFYTQAVDAALAEIDRLPGRHLYFLDDHLLGNARFAAELFEGMKGMDRVWQAAGTVDSVLRGDLLRKAADAGLRSLFVGFETFNPENLRQSNKKQNLRRDYGSAVQRLHDHGVMINGSFVFGLDDDGPDVFARTVEWGVRNAITTSTYHVLTPYPGTRLFSDMEAQGRLVTRDWDRYDTRHVVYRPAKLSPDQLEAGYWWAYRHFYSWPNIVRASLRHDSAKHVLKHFAYTAGWKKFEPVWNLLIKTRHLNDMLPVLEAILAKVGIGEPNAATPDKVLRPVNPIA; from the coding sequence ATGAAGGTGAAGATGATCCTGCCGGCCCTGGCCGAGGCGGAGAGCCCGTTCTGGCGCCCCATCAAGTATTCCTTGTTCCCTCCGCTCGGCCTGGCCACCCTCGCCGCCTACCTCGACCCGGATGATGAGGTGGACCTGCAGGACCAGCACGTGGAGCGCCTGCGCCTTGATGACGAGCCGGATCTCGTGGTGATCCAGGTCTACATCACCAACGCGTACCGGGCCTACGCCATCGCCGATCACTACCGGGCGAAGGGGGCGCACGTATGCCTGGGCGGCCTGCACGTGACCTCCTTGCCGGAGGAAGCGGCGGCGCATGCGGACAGCATCTTCCTGGGTCCGGGAGAGCACACCTTTCCGGCGTTCCTGAACGATTTCCACGCGGGAAAGCCGAAGCCACGGTACGCGAGCGCGGTGCGCAGCCTGGAAGGCATCCCGCCCGTTCGCCGCGACCTGATCAAGCGCGACCGCTACCTGGTGCCCAATTCCATCGTGGTGTCACGCGGCTGTCCGCACCACTGCGACTTCTGCTACAAGGATGCCTTCTTCAGCGGCGGCACGGGCTTCTACACGCAAGCCGTGGATGCCGCGCTGGCCGAGATCGACCGGCTGCCTGGCCGGCACCTCTACTTCCTCGACGATCACCTGCTGGGCAACGCGCGCTTCGCCGCCGAACTGTTCGAGGGCATGAAGGGCATGGACCGTGTGTGGCAGGCCGCAGGCACCGTCGACTCCGTGCTGCGCGGTGATCTCCTGCGCAAGGCCGCGGACGCGGGCTTGCGGAGCCTCTTCGTGGGCTTCGAGACCTTCAACCCCGAGAACCTCCGGCAGAGCAACAAGAAGCAGAACCTGAGACGCGACTACGGATCGGCGGTGCAACGCTTGCACGATCACGGGGTGATGATCAACGGCAGCTTCGTCTTCGGGCTCGACGACGATGGCCCGGACGTGTTCGCCCGCACGGTGGAGTGGGGGGTGCGCAATGCGATCACCACCAGCACCTACCATGTCCTCACGCCGTATCCAGGCACTCGCTTGTTCAGCGACATGGAAGCACAGGGCCGGCTCGTGACGCGCGATTGGGACCGCTACGATACGCGTCATGTGGTGTACCGGCCAGCCAAGCTTTCACCGGACCAGCTCGAGGCCGGCTATTGGTGGGCCTACCGCCATTTCTATTCGTGGCCGAACATCGTGCGGGCGAGCCTGCGGCACGACAGCGCGAAGCACGTGCTGAAGCACTTCGCCTACACGGCGGGCTGGAAGAAGTTCGAGCCCGTGTGGAACCTCCTCATCAAGACCCGGCACTTGAACGACATGCTGCCGGTGCTGGAGGCCATCCTGGCCAAGGTCGGCATCGGTGAACCCAATGCCGCTACACCGGACAAGGTCCTACGTCCCGTGAACCCCATCGCCTGA